From a region of the Castanea sativa cultivar Marrone di Chiusa Pesio chromosome 10, ASM4071231v1 genome:
- the LOC142613518 gene encoding bifunctional 3-dehydroquinate dehydratase/shikimate dehydrogenase, chloroplastic-like — protein sequence MAFKNNLLVCTQLQCETMEEMLASMEKAKAEGADLVELCIDSMSFSHTSEVEKLIKQRALPAIVSYRLKSSRTSGKGECKTTCLQVLRLALELDVEFVEMDFEVASDIGMAECMYKRANSKIIVSSYVNGGKPSNERLGNLIACMQSTGADVIKLVINVDYITDLAPVFQILAHCQVPLIAIAVGSRGLISQLLGPKFGGFLVYGSLEGKSVPGLPTLVSLKHVYKLEYLNADTKVFGLISNPVGHSKGPILHNPAFRHTGYNGIYVPMLVDDIKEFFRTYTGTDFAGFSVGIPHKEAAVGCCDEVHPLAKSIGAVNTIVRRPIDGKLIGYNTDCDASITAIEDALRERRVANGEALRTSPIAGKTFVLVGAGGAGRALAFGAKSRGAQVVIFNRNYERAKALADAVSGEALPYECLKRFCPQEGMILANASAVGMEPNTDQTPVSKETLRAYELVFDAVYTPRNTRLLQEAAEVGAIVVSGVEMFIRQALGQFRLFTGGLAPEDFMRKLVLEQF from the exons ATGGCATTCAAGAATAACCTGCTAGTGTGCACACAACTACAATGTGAGACCATGGAAGAAATGCTGGCTTCAATGGAGAAAGCCAAGGCCGAAGGTGCAGACCTTGTGGAGCTTTGCATAGATTCCATGTCATTCTCCCACACTTCTGAGGTTGAGAAGCTCATCAAACAAAGAGCTTTGCCAGCCATAGTCTCTTACAG GCTCAAATCATCAAGGACTTCAGGCAAAGGAGAATGCAAGACTACCTGCTTGCAAGTACTGAGACTGGCTCTTGAATTAGATGTTGAATTCGTTGAAATGGATTTTGAG GTGGCTTCTGATATTGGCATGGCTGAATGCATGTACAAGCGTGCCAATAGCAAAATAATTGTCTCAAGCTATGTGAATGGTGGGAAACCTTCAAATGAAAGACTTGGTAATCTGATCGCATGTATGCAATCAACTGGAGCAGATGTTATTAAGCTTGTTATTAATGTGGATTATATCACAGATTTGGCACCGGTTTTCCAGATCCTTGCTCATTGCCAG GTGCCATTAATTGCTATTGCAGTGGGCAGCAGAGGTCTAATAAGCCAACTATTGGGTCCTAAATTTGGTGGATTTTTAGTGTATGGATCTCTGGAAGGAAAATCAGTACCTGGGTTGCCAACTTTAGTTAGCCTTAAACATGTTTACAAACTTGAATACTTGAACGCAGATACAAAAGTTTTTGGACTCATTTCAAATCCAGTAGGTCATAGCAAGGGCCCTATTCTGCACAACCCTGCCTTTAGACACACAGGATATAATGGAATTTATGTTCCCATGCTGGTCGATGATATCAAGGAATTCTTTAGAACCTATACAGGCACTGACTTCGCAGGTTTCAG TGTTGGAATCCCACACAAAGAAGCTGCAGTTGGGTGTTGTGATGAAGTCCATCCACTGGCTAAG TCTATAGGAGCTGTAAATACTATAGTCAGGAGGCCTATTGATGGGAAGCTGATCGGTTATAACACAGATTGCGATGCTTCTATCACTGCAATAGAGGATGCATTAAGAG AGAGACGAGTTGCCAATGGAGAAGCATTACGTACTTCTCCTATAGCTGGGAAAACATTTGTATTGGTTGGAGCAGGAGGTGCAGGAAGAGCACTTGCTTTTGGTGCTAAAAGTAGAGGTGCTCAAGTTGTCATATTCAACCGAAATTATG aGAGAGCAAAGGCGCTTGCAGATGCAGTTTCAGGGGAAGCTCTACCATATGAATGCTTAAAAAGATTCTGCCCTCAAGAGGGAATGATCCTTGCAAATGCTTCTGCTGTTGGAATGGAACCAAATACTGATCAAACTCCTGTCTCAAag GAGACCTTGAGAGCATATGAGCTAGTTTTTGATGCGGTTTATACACCTAGAAATACACGGCTCTTACAAGAGGCTGCAGAGGTTGGGGCCATCGTAGTGAGTGGAGTGGAGATGTTTATCAGACAGGCCCTAGGCCAATTCAGACTGTTCACCG
- the LOC142613907 gene encoding uncharacterized protein LOC142613907 isoform X2 codes for MRSLYSTLPATTLIPNSNPHTSLTATSPVLYFPISLHPIQPLKHSLTVLKSQSHPNPLTNGYEDEEEEEDPDGQNAQVEDLRVPDHWLDPSKALEESEWLRITLHKWLDDEYCPEETNVEISKVAANSYYKSLLEKQTDLGEILLKMARELQSISYQESFHGAFSSANAAVNLIAQRIEQV; via the exons aTGAGGTCCTTGTATTCTACTCTACCAGCTACTACACTCATCCCAAACAGTAATCCTCATACATCACTCACAGCTACCTCTCCTGTCCTCTACTTCCCTATCTCACTTCACCCAATTCAGCCTCTTAAGCATTCACTCACTGTTCTAAAATCACAGTCTCATCCAAACCCACTAACCAATGGgtatgaagatgaagaagaagaagaagacccagATGGCCAAAATGCTCAAGTTGAAGACTTGAGGGTCCCAGACCATTGGTTGGACCCCTCCAAGGCTTTGGAG GAATCAGAGTGGCTCAGGATTACCCTGCATAAATGGTTGGATGATGAGTATTGTCCAGAAGAAACCAATGTGGAAATCAGCAAGGTTGCTGCCAATTCATACTACAAATCTTTGCTAGAGAAACAAACAGACCTGGGTGAGATTCTGTTGAAGATGGCTCGAGAGTTACAATCAATCTCCTACCAAGAAAGTTTTCATGGGGCATTCTCCTCAGCAAACGCAGCAGTGAACTTAATTGCCCAACGTATAGAACAGGTCTAG
- the LOC142613907 gene encoding uncharacterized protein LOC142613907 isoform X1 has translation MRSLYSTLPATTLIPNSNPHTSLTATSPVLYFPISLHPIQPLKHSLTVLKSQSHPNPLTNGYEDEEEEEDPDGQNAQVEDLRVPDHWLDPSKALEHLFQESEWLRITLHKWLDDEYCPEETNVEISKVAANSYYKSLLEKQTDLGEILLKMARELQSISYQESFHGAFSSANAAVNLIAQRIEQV, from the exons aTGAGGTCCTTGTATTCTACTCTACCAGCTACTACACTCATCCCAAACAGTAATCCTCATACATCACTCACAGCTACCTCTCCTGTCCTCTACTTCCCTATCTCACTTCACCCAATTCAGCCTCTTAAGCATTCACTCACTGTTCTAAAATCACAGTCTCATCCAAACCCACTAACCAATGGgtatgaagatgaagaagaagaagaagacccagATGGCCAAAATGCTCAAGTTGAAGACTTGAGGGTCCCAGACCATTGGTTGGACCCCTCCAAGGCTTTGGAG CATCTATTTCAGGAATCAGAGTGGCTCAGGATTACCCTGCATAAATGGTTGGATGATGAGTATTGTCCAGAAGAAACCAATGTGGAAATCAGCAAGGTTGCTGCCAATTCATACTACAAATCTTTGCTAGAGAAACAAACAGACCTGGGTGAGATTCTGTTGAAGATGGCTCGAGAGTTACAATCAATCTCCTACCAAGAAAGTTTTCATGGGGCATTCTCCTCAGCAAACGCAGCAGTGAACTTAATTGCCCAACGTATAGAACAGGTCTAG